From Deferrisoma camini S3R1, the proteins below share one genomic window:
- the istA gene encoding IS21 family transposase, with amino-acid sequence MHQYRHVLVRMRLGDSNRQIAKAGLMGRRKASAFRELAAHNGWLDPDSPVPDEAAIAQALGSSPARATPRAGSSLERYRDEITRWVELGIQGTTIHEALCRKHGYTGHYSSVRRFLQGIRKANPQATVMLEFAPGEAAQVDFGKGPTIPHPLTGEPQLTWVFVMTLAWSRHQYAEIVPDQKVSTWIACHRRAFEWFGGVPARIIIDNAKCAIVRACYHDPEVQRSYAELAEGYGFRIAPCPVRDPKKKGRVESGVKYIKRSFLPLREFRDRVDANRQLHEWIRSTAGNRLHGTTHERPLTRFVEVERHVLRPLPDVPPILGVWTRVKLHGNCHVTFEKAYYSAPFRLVRQHLWLRATPSTVELYLDHELVASHPRLARPGERSTVQDHLPPEAVAYQMQDPQWCLKKARALGPSTHELVERLFAHRVLDNLRAAQGVIRLAQRFGHERLEAACRRALRFDDPRYRTVKTILQKGLDQEPEPAEPSALAEAYTGKGRFCRDAAQLLLWDPPPAPQRRGPGETL; translated from the coding sequence ATGCACCAGTACCGACACGTCCTCGTTCGCATGCGGCTTGGAGACTCCAACCGCCAGATCGCCAAAGCCGGCCTCATGGGCCGCCGCAAGGCCTCTGCCTTCCGTGAGCTCGCCGCCCACAACGGCTGGCTCGACCCCGACTCCCCCGTGCCCGACGAGGCCGCCATCGCCCAGGCCCTCGGCTCCTCCCCTGCACGGGCCACCCCGCGGGCCGGTTCCTCCCTCGAGCGCTACCGCGACGAGATCACCCGCTGGGTCGAGCTCGGCATCCAGGGCACCACCATCCACGAGGCCCTGTGCCGAAAGCACGGCTACACCGGCCACTACTCTTCGGTACGGCGATTCCTCCAAGGCATCCGGAAGGCCAACCCCCAGGCCACCGTCATGCTGGAGTTCGCCCCCGGCGAGGCCGCCCAGGTCGACTTCGGCAAGGGCCCCACGATCCCCCATCCCCTCACCGGCGAGCCCCAACTCACCTGGGTCTTCGTGATGACGCTTGCCTGGAGCCGCCATCAGTACGCCGAGATCGTCCCCGACCAGAAGGTCTCCACATGGATCGCCTGCCACCGCCGGGCCTTCGAGTGGTTTGGCGGCGTTCCTGCCCGGATCATCATCGACAACGCCAAGTGCGCCATTGTCCGCGCCTGCTACCACGATCCCGAGGTCCAGCGCTCCTATGCCGAGCTGGCCGAGGGCTACGGGTTCCGCATCGCCCCTTGTCCCGTCCGGGACCCCAAGAAGAAGGGCCGGGTGGAGTCCGGGGTGAAGTACATCAAGCGCTCGTTTCTGCCCCTTCGCGAGTTCCGAGACCGGGTCGACGCCAACCGCCAGCTCCACGAGTGGATCCGCTCCACCGCCGGCAACCGCCTTCACGGCACCACCCACGAGCGACCCCTCACCCGGTTCGTCGAGGTGGAGCGCCACGTGCTCAGGCCCCTGCCCGACGTGCCCCCCATCCTCGGCGTGTGGACCCGCGTGAAGCTCCACGGCAACTGCCACGTCACCTTCGAGAAGGCCTACTACTCCGCCCCCTTTCGCCTCGTGCGCCAGCATCTGTGGCTGCGCGCCACCCCCTCGACCGTGGAGCTCTACCTCGACCACGAGCTCGTCGCCTCCCACCCCCGCCTGGCTCGCCCCGGCGAGCGCTCCACCGTCCAAGACCACCTCCCCCCGGAGGCGGTGGCCTACCAGATGCAAGACCCCCAGTGGTGCCTCAAGAAGGCCCGAGCCCTCGGGCCCTCCACCCATGAGCTCGTCGAGCGCCTCTTCGCCCACCGCGTCCTCGACAACCTCCGTGCCGCCCAGGGGGTGATCCGCCTGGCCCAGCGCTTCGGGCACGAGCGCCTGGAGGCCGCGTGCCGCCGGGCCCTTCGCTTCGATGATCCCCGCTACCGCACCGTGAAGACCATCCTCCAAAAGGGCCTCGATCAGGAGCCCGAACCGGCCGAGCCCTCCGCCCTCGCCGAGGCCTACACCGGCAAGGGCCGCTTCTGCCGCGATGCCGCCCAACTGCTCCTGTGGGATCCGCCCCCGGCCCCCCAGCGGCGGGGCCCCGGCGAAACCCTCTGA
- the istB gene encoding IS21-like element helper ATPase IstB, which translates to MNPMPQLAPLLKQLRLSGILDSLEARNRQAVEHQLSYTEFLSLLIQDEIARREHKKLALRFRRAGFRGEKTIENFDFAFNPGVNKALILDVATCRFLHEKVCVLIVGPTGTGKSHLAQAIGHCAIRQGHDVLFTSASKLLGSLHAARATDTYERRFAALARVDLLIIDDFGLKPLRPPQDEDFHDLMNERYERASTILTSNLDLGEWGQAFPNRLLGAATIDRIRHGAYRIVLEGQSYRSPRPLPDDAPQEVVASTRRKG; encoded by the coding sequence ATGAACCCCATGCCCCAGCTCGCCCCCTTGCTCAAGCAGCTTCGCCTCTCTGGTATCCTCGACTCCCTCGAGGCCCGAAACCGTCAGGCCGTGGAGCATCAGCTCTCCTACACCGAGTTCCTCTCCCTGCTCATCCAGGACGAGATCGCCCGCCGCGAGCACAAAAAGCTCGCCCTCAGGTTCCGGCGCGCCGGCTTCCGCGGCGAAAAAACCATCGAGAACTTCGACTTCGCCTTCAACCCCGGCGTCAACAAGGCCCTCATCCTCGATGTCGCCACCTGCCGCTTCCTCCACGAAAAGGTCTGTGTCCTCATCGTCGGCCCCACCGGCACCGGCAAAAGCCATCTCGCCCAGGCCATCGGCCACTGCGCCATCCGCCAGGGCCACGATGTGCTGTTTACCTCCGCCTCCAAGCTCCTGGGCTCGCTCCATGCCGCCCGGGCCACCGATACCTACGAACGCCGCTTCGCCGCCCTGGCACGGGTCGATCTGCTCATCATCGACGACTTCGGCCTCAAACCCCTGCGCCCTCCCCAGGACGAGGACTTCCACGACCTCATGAACGAACGCTACGAGCGCGCCTCCACCATCCTCACCAGCAACCTCGATTTGGGCGAGTGGGGCCAGGCCTTCCCCAACCGCCTGCTGGGGGCCGCCACCATCGACCGGATCCGCCACGGCGCCTACCGGATCGTCCTGGAGGGCCAGAGCTACCGATCACCCCGACCCCTGCCGGACGACGCCCCCCAGGAGGTCGTTGCCTCGACGCGTCGAAAGGGGTAG
- a CDS encoding type II toxin-antitoxin system HicB family antitoxin — MKAEFTAIIEKAPEGGYWAICPEIPGANGQGETIEEAKNSLREAIELILKDRREDVLRGLPEDVIRDKVQVA; from the coding sequence ATGAAAGCTGAGTTTACAGCTATCATAGAAAAGGCCCCTGAAGGCGGGTATTGGGCAATATGTCCAGAAATACCGGGAGCCAACGGTCAAGGTGAAACAATTGAAGAGGCAAAAAATAGCTTAAGAGAGGCTATTGAGTTGATCTTGAAAGACAGAAGGGAAGACGTCCTGCGTGGTTTGCCGGAAGATGTGATACGTGACAAGGTGCAGGTAGCATGA
- a CDS encoding sensor domain-containing diguanylate cyclase: MPPAARRSRSRLPADRVAAWSLAVRTLVPAGYAAALWAGAFSPEAGVGPGSLALLAVFTLHYVWRLHAATVADRPADLDRVEVGVLTILAVHTVVRALGAPPPWPTAALAAVLVALSAWVPLGGLLALPAVAAGLRPLPDIPWEFLRLELVTVSAAAVAWAERRRRGKLRIAYEKLRRDTETLGARTPVELGGRGGLVRIDETLFRFLTQLKERVHAHSALLVLRTGDGGLYIRELVSDSEGGLREDAQIRLDATAFHWIVRNGKPLCIGDLQDPTARLGYYASRVPVRSFAGVPLVSDDRVQGVLAVDSLGPQAFGEAHVTALEVAAHLVGEFLDQIRAFEAVKREARDFQHLHEFSRRVAEFSSPGEVLDLLLTTLSQRLAPPFGLVALVGEDRRLRVEASLEPWAHLRGTEFGLDSGLAGWVLASRNYLHYHEGRTNTRRPLLGPGIRLPEFPSLLMYPLQAHGEPLGVLCAGHRQPGAFDPAAVAFCDVLAQLAAQALLQLRTLDQLRELATRDGLTGLWNRRAFLDRLTAELSRARRYPTSVALILADVDHFKRINDRYGHPAGDEVLRVVAATLRSMGRETDLVARYGGEEFAVLLPNTDEAGARALAERIRSALEETEIPWEDTTIRVTASLGISVTQDGQDPPDNLISQADQALYAAKETGRNRVVLFSDIREYAGWG, translated from the coding sequence ATGCCCCCAGCCGCTAGGCGCTCCCGGTCCCGGCTCCCCGCCGATCGGGTCGCGGCCTGGTCCCTGGCGGTCCGCACCCTCGTTCCCGCGGGCTACGCGGCAGCCCTGTGGGCCGGGGCGTTCTCGCCCGAGGCCGGGGTGGGGCCCGGCTCCCTGGCCCTGCTGGCCGTGTTCACCCTCCACTACGTGTGGCGCCTCCACGCCGCCACCGTGGCCGACCGCCCGGCGGACCTGGATCGGGTCGAGGTGGGGGTGCTCACCATCCTGGCCGTGCACACCGTGGTTCGGGCCCTCGGAGCCCCCCCGCCGTGGCCCACGGCGGCCCTGGCCGCGGTGCTGGTGGCGCTGTCGGCGTGGGTGCCCCTGGGGGGCCTGCTGGCCCTGCCCGCGGTGGCCGCCGGGCTTCGCCCCCTTCCCGACATCCCTTGGGAGTTCCTGCGGCTGGAGCTGGTGACCGTGTCGGCCGCGGCCGTGGCCTGGGCCGAGCGCCGCCGCAGGGGGAAGCTCCGGATCGCTTACGAGAAGCTCCGACGCGACACCGAGACCCTGGGCGCCCGCACCCCGGTGGAGCTGGGGGGCCGGGGGGGGCTGGTGCGGATCGACGAGACCCTGTTCCGGTTCCTGACCCAGCTCAAGGAGAGGGTGCACGCCCACTCGGCCCTGCTGGTGCTCCGAACCGGGGACGGCGGCCTGTACATCCGGGAGCTGGTGTCCGACAGCGAGGGCGGGCTGCGCGAGGACGCCCAGATCCGCTTAGACGCCACCGCGTTCCATTGGATCGTCCGCAACGGCAAACCCCTGTGCATCGGCGACCTTCAGGATCCCACGGCGCGGCTGGGCTACTACGCCTCCCGGGTGCCGGTGCGATCGTTCGCCGGGGTTCCCCTGGTGTCGGACGACCGGGTGCAAGGGGTGCTGGCCGTGGACAGCCTGGGCCCCCAGGCGTTCGGCGAGGCCCACGTCACCGCCCTGGAGGTGGCGGCGCACCTGGTGGGGGAGTTCCTCGACCAGATCCGGGCGTTCGAGGCGGTCAAGCGGGAGGCCCGCGACTTCCAGCACCTCCACGAGTTCTCCCGACGGGTGGCCGAATTCTCGTCCCCCGGCGAGGTACTGGACCTGCTGCTGACCACCCTCTCCCAGCGGCTCGCCCCCCCATTCGGCCTGGTGGCCCTGGTGGGCGAGGACCGCCGCCTCCGGGTCGAGGCCTCCCTGGAGCCCTGGGCCCACCTTCGGGGCACCGAGTTCGGCCTGGACTCCGGCCTGGCCGGCTGGGTGCTGGCCAGCCGCAACTACCTCCACTACCACGAGGGGCGCACCAACACCCGGCGGCCCCTGCTCGGTCCTGGCATCCGGCTGCCGGAGTTCCCGAGCCTGCTCATGTACCCCCTACAGGCCCACGGCGAGCCCCTGGGGGTGCTGTGTGCCGGACACCGTCAGCCCGGGGCGTTCGACCCGGCCGCGGTGGCGTTCTGCGACGTGCTGGCCCAACTGGCCGCCCAAGCCCTGCTGCAGCTACGCACCCTGGACCAGCTTCGGGAGCTGGCCACCCGCGACGGCCTGACCGGGCTGTGGAACCGCCGGGCGTTCCTGGACCGTCTCACCGCCGAGCTGTCCCGGGCCCGCCGGTACCCGACCTCGGTTGCATTGATCCTGGCCGACGTGGACCACTTCAAGCGGATCAACGACCGCTACGGCCATCCGGCCGGCGACGAGGTGCTGCGGGTCGTGGCCGCCACGCTGCGGAGCATGGGCCGGGAGACGGACCTGGTGGCCCGGTACGGCGGGGAGGAGTTCGCGGTGCTGCTGCCCAACACCGACGAGGCCGGAGCCCGGGCCCTGGCCGAGCGGATCCGCTCCGCCCTGGAAGAGACCGAGATCCCCTGGGAGGACACGACGATCCGGGTCACGGCGAGCCTGGGCATCAGCGTGACCCAGGACGGCCAAGACCCCCCCGACAACTTGATCTCCCAGGCCGACCAGGCCCTGTACGCGGCCAAGGAGACCGGCCGGAACCGTGTGGTGCTGTTCTCGGACATCCGGGAGTACGCGGGCTGGGGGTAA
- a CDS encoding FtsB family cell division protein produces the protein MSRKDRFLCAALVLAAAGFLGVALWGPDGIPEVRRLQGEKADLVRDLAEMGRRERDLVREIRALQAADPRIIERRARADLGMIRKGETLFLLPDADAPSR, from the coding sequence ATGAGCAGGAAAGACCGGTTCCTGTGCGCAGCCCTGGTGCTGGCCGCGGCGGGGTTCCTGGGCGTGGCCCTGTGGGGGCCCGACGGGATCCCGGAGGTGCGACGGCTCCAGGGGGAGAAGGCCGATCTGGTCCGGGACCTGGCGGAGATGGGCCGCAGGGAGCGCGACCTCGTCCGCGAGATCCGGGCCCTCCAGGCGGCCGACCCCCGCATCATCGAGCGCCGGGCCCGGGCGGACCTGGGCATGATCCGCAAGGGCGAAACCCTCTTCCTCCTCCCCGACGCCGATGCCCCCAGCCGCTAG
- a CDS encoding TonB family protein has product MSRRGHLAFALAASLGLHIALVAVYPEARWFVPVRDRVPVEVELVRPEPPPAEPEPPPEPAEPPPPEPLAAREAAAVLEEALTPALTAPPPRRAPPPVRLPARQPPRLPEPTEIPWVRPAPRAPAPAPAGPLPEVAPEVPGPAEAPARAQELLARLARERPEPEPEAPPAPLEIEWQEGAERRLVEAPPVPRVRVVEPVTVRIRFWVSPRGEVTQTLVVQRGSAELDRVARDYVSRLRFNPLPPGDDTEQWGTVTLRFVLE; this is encoded by the coding sequence GTGTCCCGACGGGGCCACCTCGCCTTCGCCCTGGCGGCGAGCCTGGGCCTGCACATCGCCCTGGTGGCGGTCTACCCGGAGGCCCGATGGTTCGTTCCCGTGCGGGACCGGGTCCCGGTGGAGGTGGAGCTGGTCCGGCCCGAGCCCCCACCCGCGGAGCCGGAGCCGCCTCCGGAGCCGGCCGAGCCGCCGCCCCCCGAGCCCCTGGCGGCCCGGGAGGCGGCCGCGGTGCTCGAGGAGGCCCTGACCCCGGCCCTGACGGCTCCCCCGCCCCGCCGGGCCCCTCCGCCGGTTCGGCTGCCCGCCCGGCAGCCCCCCCGGCTGCCCGAGCCCACCGAGATCCCCTGGGTCCGGCCGGCACCCCGGGCGCCGGCCCCCGCCCCGGCGGGGCCCCTGCCCGAGGTGGCCCCCGAGGTTCCGGGCCCGGCCGAGGCCCCGGCCCGGGCCCAGGAGCTGCTGGCCCGGTTGGCCCGGGAACGGCCGGAGCCCGAACCCGAGGCCCCGCCCGCGCCCCTGGAGATCGAGTGGCAGGAAGGGGCCGAGCGGCGGCTCGTGGAGGCCCCGCCGGTGCCCCGGGTTCGGGTGGTGGAGCCGGTGACCGTGCGGATCCGGTTCTGGGTGTCGCCCCGGGGGGAGGTGACCCAAACCCTGGTCGTGCAGCGGGGCTCCGCCGAGCTGGACCGGGTGGCCCGCGACTACGTGAGCCGCCTGCGGTTCAATCCCCTGCCGCCGGGGGACGATACGGAGCAGTGGGGCACAGTCACCCTTCGGTTCGTGCTGGAATGA
- a CDS encoding ExbD/TolR family protein, whose translation MEFRKKRRELVNLEITPLVDVVFLLLIFFMLSTTFVVSPGIRIDLPKARSEPVRQEVRDLRVKIDAAGNLYLGDRRVSPEDLGARFAEVARANPDTMVIIEADEATRHLHVVDVMDRAKRAGLHRLAIATRPKR comes from the coding sequence ATGGAGTTCCGCAAGAAGCGCCGCGAGCTGGTGAACCTGGAGATCACGCCCCTGGTGGACGTGGTGTTCCTGCTGCTGATCTTCTTCATGCTGTCCACCACGTTCGTGGTGTCGCCGGGCATCCGCATCGACCTACCCAAGGCCCGGTCCGAGCCCGTGCGCCAGGAGGTTCGGGACCTGCGGGTCAAGATCGACGCCGCCGGCAACCTGTACCTGGGCGATCGGCGGGTGAGCCCCGAGGATCTGGGCGCCCGGTTCGCCGAGGTGGCCCGGGCCAACCCGGACACCATGGTGATCATCGAGGCCGACGAGGCCACGCGGCACCTCCACGTGGTCGACGTGATGGACCGGGCGAAGAGGGCGGGTCTGCACCGCCTGGCCATCGCGACCCGCCCCAAGCGGTGA
- a CDS encoding MotA/TolQ/ExbB proton channel family protein, producing the protein MYDYLLKGGILMIPIAACSVIGLAVFLERAWMLRAGRNIPRDLLRRVEDLYRRGQEEEALALCRRNRSPLARILSAALKNAGLEREAVKEAVQEVGRREAAHLERYVGVLGTVANVSPLLGLLGTVSGMIKAFTVISVEGVGNPASLAGGISEALITTAAGLTVAIPAFVAYRYFLGKVDRIVLELEQHAIHFVDLVKRPERRAAPASRAAGA; encoded by the coding sequence ATGTACGACTACCTCCTCAAAGGCGGCATCCTGATGATCCCCATCGCGGCGTGCTCCGTGATCGGGCTCGCGGTGTTCCTGGAGCGGGCGTGGATGCTGCGCGCGGGCCGGAACATCCCCCGGGACCTGCTGCGCCGGGTCGAGGACCTGTACCGACGGGGCCAGGAGGAAGAGGCCCTGGCCCTGTGCCGCCGAAACCGTAGCCCCCTGGCCCGCATCCTGTCGGCCGCCCTCAAGAACGCCGGCCTGGAACGCGAAGCGGTCAAGGAGGCCGTGCAGGAGGTGGGCCGCAGGGAGGCCGCCCACCTGGAGCGGTACGTGGGGGTGCTGGGCACCGTGGCCAACGTCTCCCCCCTGCTGGGCCTGCTGGGAACCGTGTCCGGGATGATCAAGGCCTTCACCGTGATCAGCGTGGAAGGGGTGGGCAACCCCGCCAGCCTGGCCGGCGGGATCAGCGAGGCCCTGATCACCACCGCCGCGGGGCTGACCGTGGCGATCCCGGCGTTCGTGGCCTACCGCTACTTCCTCGGTAAGGTGGACCGGATCGTGCTGGAGCTCGAGCAGCACGCCATCCATTTCGTGGACCTGGTGAAACGCCCGGAGCGCCGCGCCGCGCCGGCGTCCCGGGCCGCAGGGGCCTGA
- a CDS encoding tetratricopeptide repeat protein — protein sequence MTPAPRWARGLLAAAAALWLSSLSLGIETGPDELRLPEVVVRARDPVRLEAVRRAVLPLEPGEIPVPVALPRLPPPQLPAPQAPQAPAVRSPGCAYRGALLSALARATKGAEGVYKTGLDRLSRGNLREAERFFLQVRHEYPSSPQADDAAFWLGEIRREQGRLQDAAGFYAQVRGARRTQARFRQAWVLDQLGRPREALPVWEDLTAADDPSVRARAWYRLGAARLDQGSPQEAAEAFSKALAAGWGPAEAPALLGLGVAGFRAGDLPAAEKALLSFLLRHPDHPARDRARLVLGWVLLRRAKPEEARQQFLSLVQADGPPEVSEPARYGLVRALAALGERGAAGRVLDSMAPGPWADRARVALARAHLASDEPDRALELATATEGAPPPVAAEAAYLRGEALYLMGRFSEAAEAFGRVPPETPLAAAARHRQGLCLLLAGDPARAAEVLAQALTRYPTYDRRDWVRVWLGEARYRLGDLEAAAETFAEVPAGSPAEALARYGEAWVAFDQKRWDEAARRFAAFLSRFPDDPNHDEALLTLARAHFNRQDLPAALSALGRLEATAADPAYRSAARFFRGWMLARSGREDEARDVLETLLREEPQGPYTVQARRTLAWLHYRAGRFEDALAAFRLLAKVPQADVAQEARLKVADCLYNLGRFEEALAAYRSLPPGPESRYGQALCLVRLGRSDDLAAAVDGFLRDFPDDPRGVDLTLALARLLEDEGRHPEAARAYERAARAAGPTARAAEARLEAARRRLEAGETEQARQILESLAGRDDLVGLAALRELARLAEARQAYGRAARRWDQVADRSQGADRVEALLAAARNRLAVLDWAGALKRLDRAASACPDDRKDLLQTVETERGRVLLLAGRPAEAASVLRAAADLGTSPLGLRAMTLRGRALEAAGRQDQALETYLRIGYLYPLDDPLVAGALERAAGLLEAQGRTQQAQALRERLGGRSGSNAEP from the coding sequence GTGACCCCCGCCCCCCGTTGGGCCCGCGGCCTCCTGGCCGCTGCGGCCGCGTTGTGGCTGTCGTCCCTCAGCCTGGGAATCGAGACCGGCCCGGACGAGCTGCGCCTGCCCGAGGTGGTGGTCCGGGCCCGGGACCCGGTGCGCCTGGAGGCGGTACGGCGGGCGGTGCTGCCCCTGGAGCCGGGCGAGATTCCCGTGCCGGTGGCCCTGCCCCGCCTGCCGCCACCCCAGCTTCCCGCTCCCCAGGCCCCCCAGGCCCCGGCCGTGCGCTCCCCCGGCTGCGCCTACCGGGGGGCGCTGCTCTCCGCCCTGGCCCGGGCCACCAAAGGGGCCGAGGGCGTGTACAAGACCGGTCTGGACCGGCTCAGCCGGGGCAACCTGAGGGAGGCCGAGCGGTTCTTCCTGCAGGTCCGCCACGAGTACCCCTCGTCGCCCCAGGCCGACGACGCGGCCTTCTGGCTCGGTGAGATCCGGCGGGAGCAGGGCCGGCTCCAGGACGCGGCCGGGTTCTACGCCCAGGTCCGGGGGGCCCGCCGCACCCAGGCCCGGTTCCGCCAGGCCTGGGTGCTGGATCAACTGGGACGCCCCCGGGAGGCCCTGCCGGTATGGGAGGACCTCACCGCGGCCGACGACCCCTCGGTGCGGGCCCGGGCGTGGTACCGGCTGGGCGCGGCCCGCCTGGACCAGGGGAGCCCCCAGGAAGCGGCCGAGGCGTTCTCCAAGGCCCTTGCGGCCGGCTGGGGGCCGGCGGAGGCCCCGGCCCTGCTCGGTCTCGGGGTGGCCGGGTTCCGGGCCGGCGACCTGCCGGCCGCGGAAAAGGCCCTGCTGTCGTTCCTGCTCCGCCACCCCGACCACCCGGCCCGGGACCGGGCCCGCCTGGTGCTGGGGTGGGTCCTCCTCCGCCGGGCCAAGCCGGAGGAGGCCCGGCAGCAGTTTCTCTCCCTGGTGCAGGCGGACGGCCCGCCCGAGGTGTCGGAGCCGGCCCGGTACGGGCTGGTGCGGGCCCTGGCCGCCCTGGGGGAGCGCGGGGCAGCCGGCCGGGTGCTCGACTCGATGGCCCCCGGCCCGTGGGCCGACCGGGCCCGGGTGGCCCTGGCCCGGGCCCACCTCGCCTCCGACGAGCCCGACCGGGCCCTGGAGCTGGCCACGGCCACGGAAGGTGCGCCCCCCCCCGTGGCCGCCGAGGCGGCGTACCTCCGGGGTGAGGCCCTGTACCTGATGGGCCGGTTCTCCGAGGCGGCCGAGGCGTTCGGCCGGGTGCCGCCCGAGACCCCGCTGGCCGCGGCGGCCCGCCACCGGCAGGGCCTGTGCCTGCTGCTCGCCGGAGACCCGGCCCGGGCCGCCGAGGTGCTGGCCCAGGCCCTGACCCGGTACCCCACCTACGACCGCCGGGACTGGGTCCGGGTCTGGCTGGGGGAGGCCCGGTACCGGCTCGGGGACCTGGAGGCCGCTGCCGAGACGTTCGCCGAGGTGCCCGCGGGCAGCCCGGCCGAGGCCCTGGCCCGGTACGGCGAGGCCTGGGTCGCGTTCGACCAGAAGCGGTGGGACGAGGCGGCCCGGCGGTTCGCCGCGTTTCTGTCGCGGTTCCCGGACGACCCGAACCACGACGAGGCCCTGCTGACCCTGGCCCGGGCCCATTTCAACCGCCAGGACCTGCCGGCCGCCCTGTCGGCGCTGGGCCGGCTCGAGGCCACCGCGGCGGACCCGGCGTACCGATCGGCCGCCCGGTTCTTCCGGGGGTGGATGCTGGCCCGGTCCGGCCGGGAGGACGAGGCCCGGGACGTGCTGGAGACCCTCCTCCGGGAGGAGCCCCAGGGCCCTTACACCGTACAGGCCCGCCGGACCCTGGCCTGGCTCCATTACCGGGCCGGCCGGTTCGAGGACGCCCTCGCGGCGTTCCGGCTGCTGGCCAAGGTCCCCCAGGCCGACGTCGCGCAGGAGGCCCGGCTCAAGGTGGCCGACTGCCTGTACAACCTGGGCCGGTTCGAGGAGGCCCTCGCGGCCTACCGGTCGCTGCCCCCGGGCCCGGAGAGCCGGTACGGGCAGGCGCTGTGCCTGGTTCGCCTGGGCCGCAGCGACGACCTGGCCGCGGCGGTGGACGGGTTCCTCCGGGACTTTCCCGACGACCCGCGGGGGGTGGACCTGACCCTGGCCCTGGCTCGGCTCCTGGAGGACGAGGGCCGCCATCCGGAGGCGGCCCGGGCCTACGAGCGGGCTGCGCGGGCGGCCGGGCCCACGGCCCGGGCCGCCGAGGCCCGGCTCGAGGCCGCCCGGCGGCGGCTGGAGGCCGGTGAGACCGAGCAGGCCCGGCAGATCCTGGAGAGCCTGGCCGGCCGGGACGACCTGGTGGGCCTGGCCGCCCTGCGGGAGCTGGCCCGGCTGGCCGAGGCCCGGCAGGCCTACGGGCGGGCTGCGCGAAGGTGGGACCAGGTCGCCGACCGCTCCCAGGGCGCCGACCGGGTCGAGGCCCTGCTGGCAGCGGCCCGGAACCGCCTGGCAGTGCTCGACTGGGCCGGCGCCTTGAAACGGCTCGACCGGGCGGCATCGGCCTGCCCCGACGACCGCAAGGACCTGCTGCAGACCGTGGAGACCGAGCGGGGCCGGGTGCTTCTTCTGGCGGGCCGTCCGGCCGAGGCGGCCTCGGTCCTCCGGGCCGCCGCCGATCTGGGAACGAGCCCCCTGGGCCTGAGGGCCATGACCCTCAGGGGCCGGGCCCTGGAGGCGGCGGGCCGCCAGGACCAGGCCTTGGAAACCTACCTCCGAATCGGGTATCTGTATCCCCTGGACGACCCCCTGGTGGCCGGGGCGTTGGAGCGGGCCGCCGGCCTCCTCGAGGCCCAGGGCCGCACCCAGCAGGCCCAGGCCCTCCGGGAGCGCCTGGGGGGCCGATCCGGATCGAACGCCGAACCCTGA
- a CDS encoding photosystem P840 reaction-center cytochrome c-551, giving the protein MRRTLPFLVAAAVLAAGTAWAGEFDLEAAKSTFEKRCSKCHTVDRPLKKNKDRAGWEKTVSRMVRYASGAISEDEAAVIVEYLSRVRGPAQ; this is encoded by the coding sequence ATGCGCAGAACGCTCCCGTTCCTGGTGGCCGCGGCCGTGCTCGCGGCCGGCACGGCCTGGGCCGGCGAATTCGACCTGGAAGCCGCCAAGTCCACCTTCGAGAAACGCTGTTCCAAGTGCCACACCGTCGACCGGCCCCTCAAAAAGAACAAGGACCGGGCGGGGTGGGAGAAGACCGTCTCGCGCATGGTCCGCTACGCCTCGGGCGCGATCTCGGAGGACGAGGCGGCCGTGATCGTGGAGTACCTGTCCCGGGTGCGCGGCCCGGCCCAGTAG